The Devosia sp. genome segment TCGCCCGACAGGGGACCGATAGCGCTGGTCGCCACCACCGGCTTGATCGGCTGGCCAGCAAAACGCTCGGCAAAGATCGGGCTCCAGCGGACCTCGAACCCACAATTGGCCGGGCGGAACGGCGCGACGGACACCCCCCAGGACCGGAGCAGTTCGACCCAGGCCGCATCCGAGCCCAGCCGCGGCCAGCTTGCACCACCAAGAGCCAGAACGACAGAATCATACGGCACGCGCACCGCGCCGTCCGGCCCCTCAAAGATCAGCTTGCCCGCTTCGAGACCCGTCCAGCGATGGCGCGGACGAAACCTGACGCCGGTCTCGGCAAGCCGCGCCAGCCAGTTGCGCAGGAGCGGCGAGGCTTTCATTGCCACCGGAAAAACCCGGCCGGACGAGCCGGTGAATGTCTCGATTCCAAGGCCCGCGCACCAGTCTGTCACCGCCCGATTATCGAACTGCTCCAGGGCCGAGGCCAGTTGCGGCGCCGCCGCGCCGAAGCGGCCGACAAAGCGGTCCATATCTTCGGAATGGGTGATGTTGAGGCCGGACTTGCCGGCCATGAGAAACTTTCGCCCCATGGTCGGCATGGCGTCGAATACAGTAACCGCAGCCCCTGCCCCGGCTGCCGCCTCTGCGGCCATCAGTCCCGCCGGACCGCCCCCGATGACAATGACCCGCTTCACGCCACATACCCGCCTGTTCCAGGTCCGTCATGGAACATTGGCCGCACCATGGCAATGGCAGAGTGCTCAGCCGTCCAGCATCTCGAGAAGCGCCCGGACAGCATGGGCATATCCCCTGGGACCAAGCCCGGCCATGACCGCATCGGCCCGCATCGACACATACGAGCGGTGATAGATCGGCTCGCGCTTGTGGATGTTGGAGATATGCAGCTCGATGACCGGAGCTTCGACCATCTTCAGCGCATCGAGCAGGGCCAGCGAGGTAAAGGTAAAGGCCGCCGGGTTGATGATGATGCCCGAGGCCTCGTCGATGGCCTCATGCACCCAGTTGATGAGTGTTTCTTCACCATTGGTCTGGCGGAAGACCAGGGGATGATCGCCCGCGGCCTGCCGGCACAGGGATTCCACCTCGGCCAGCGTGGTGGTGCCGTAAATCTGGGGTTCGCGCTTTCCCAGGCGATTGAGATTGGGACCGTTGAGGACGTAGATCGGTTTCACAATCCGCCTCCCTGATAGCCGAGCAGCTTTGGCAGCCAGAGCACCGTTTCAGGCACGAAGGTGAACAGGATAAGTGCGCCCATCAGCGTCCAGAAGAAGGGCATGACGTCCCCGATAATGGCCTTCATAGGCGAGCCGGCGATCCGGGTCATGATGAAGAGCAGCAGCCCATATGGCGGCGTGATCAGGCCCAGCATGATGTTGACCACCGCAACCACGCCGAAATGCACCATGTCGATTCCCAGCGCCTGCGCGGTCGGGATCAGCACCGGCACGATGACCAGGAGGATGGTCGTGCCTTCCAGCACGCAGCCAAGCACCAGGAGAATGATGTTGACCACGATCAGGAACACAACCGGGCTCATGTCCCAGGAGACGAGGATGGCGCTGATGGTGCGCGGGATATTCTCGATGGTCACGACATAGTTGAACACCAGAGCGCCCGCGATCAGCATGCCGATGGACGCGGTTGTCTTGGCGCTGGTCAGCACCGACCGGTAGAGATCGGGGAATTTCACCGCCCGATAGACCACGGCGGAGACGAGCAGCGCATAGGCTGCGGCAACGGCCGCCGCCTCGGTGGGCGTGGTGATGCCGCCATAGATGCCATACATCAGCACCACCGGCATCATCAGCACCGGCAGCGCTTCCCAGGTCATGCGCGGCAATTGCCGCACTGGCACGGGGGGCTCGACCGGAAAATTCTTGAGCCGGGCCGTGATGGCGATCTGCACCATGATGAAGCCGGACATGAGCAGGCCGGGGATGACACCCCCCAGGAACAGATAGCCGATCGAGGTATCGGCCACGAGCGCATAGAGCACCATGGGGATCGATGGCGGGATGATCGGGCCGATCACCGCGGTCACCGCCGTCAGGGCAGCCGCATAGGACGGCGTATATTTGCCGTTCTGCGTCATCATGTGCTGCATCATCTTGCCCGAACCGGCGGCGTCGGCGACGGCCGAGCCGCTCATGCCGGCGAACACGATGGATTGCAGCACATTGACCTGGGCCAGCCCGCCCCGGAAACGGCCGACCAGCGCGTCACACCATTTGAGCAGCCGGTCGGACAAGGTGCCCGAATTCATGATCTCGGCCGCCAGGATGAACAGGGGCACGGCGAGCATGATGTAATTGGAATACATGCCGTTGAGGAACTGCTCGGCGACGATGCCGGGATCCTGTCCGCGCATGAACAGGTACAGCACCGAACCGCTGATCATGGCGAGGCCCATGGGCAGGCCGAGAAAGGCCAGCATGGTGATGAGGCCGAGGGCCAGCCCGAAAGCCAGGGAAATTGTGGTCATACGCCCGAACCCGCCTTGGTGTGATCAAAGGCATCGGTGCCGCCGCCCCATACCGCCTGCCAGGCGAGGTAGAGCTGGCGCACGATCATGGCGACCGCAAAGATACCGTAGATGGAATAGAGATAGTCGAAGCGGATTTTCAGATAGGCGGTCCGTTCCACCTTCATGAACAGGATGTAGTCGATGACAGCCGGCAGCGAGAGGGTGAACAGCAGGACCAGGGTCAGGCTCGTCACCAGCACCATCACCCGACGGGCGTTCGAGCCGACCGCTCCATAGATGATGTCAAAGCGGATTTCCTCGCTGTCGCGCACCACGAAAGCCGTACCGAACAGTACCATCCACAGCCACAGCATGACGCTGATCTCATGCGTCCAGCCGATCGGCAGATTGAGCAGGTAGCGAAAGACGATCTGCAGGATGAAGACCACGAACATGCCGGCCAGCATGGCTGCGAGCACGTTCTCGGCGCGGGCATGAAGCCACCGCCCGATGTGAACCAGTTGGTCTGGCATGACGGAGACTCCGTGATGTCGGCCGGGTCGACCGAAAATGCCGAACGAAGAAGGCGACGCCCGTTCAGGCGCCACCCCCGCTTGTCAGTCTCAGAGACCGTTGATGGTTTCGATCGCGCCTTCCGGCCAGTCCTTGGCCAGATCGGAAGCCATGTACTGCTCCTGGGCATAGGTGCGGAACGCATCCTGGTCCGGTTCGTACACGTTGAGGCCGGCAGTCTTGAAGCGTTCGACCAGCTCGGCCTCGCGCTTGAGATGCTCTTCCTGGCTGAAGTCGATCGCCACAGTCGCGGCCGCCTGGAAGGCTTCCTGCTGCTCTGGGCTCATGGCGTCCCAGGCCGTATTGCTGATGACCAGGAGGTCAAAGCCGACCAGGTGCGAGGTCAGAACGATCTGGTCCATCACTTCGTAGAACTTCATGTTCTCGACATTGGGGAGCGGATTGTCCTGTCCGTCGATCGCCCCGGTCTGCAGGCCCGTATAGACTTCTGCATAGGCCATTGGCGTCGGATTGGCACCCAGGGACGTGCCGAGGAACTGCCAGGCATCGCCGCCCGGCATACGCAGCTTCACGCCGGCCATGTCTGCCGGAGTCTGGATCTGTTTGTCGCCACGCAGGCCGACCTGGCGGGCACCGAAATAGGTCGGGCCCAGGATGTGGATGCCCAATTGGTCGGACGCCATCTGCTTGAATTCTTCGCCCAGTTCACTGTCGAAGAACGTGCGCAGATGGGCGGCATCGCGGAACAGGTAGGCCGAGGTCAGAAGCGACCAGGCCGGAATCTGGTTGGAGATATCCTGCGGG includes the following:
- a CDS encoding TIGR03862 family flavoprotein; its protein translation is MKRVIVIGGGPAGLMAAEAAAGAGAAVTVFDAMPTMGRKFLMAGKSGLNITHSEDMDRFVGRFGAAAPQLASALEQFDNRAVTDWCAGLGIETFTGSSGRVFPVAMKASPLLRNWLARLAETGVRFRPRHRWTGLEAGKLIFEGPDGAVRVPYDSVVLALGGASWPRLGSDAAWVELLRSWGVSVAPFRPANCGFEVRWSPIFAERFAGQPIKPVVATSAIGPLSGEFVVTGWGVEGSLIYHHAAALRDALERDGAAVLTLDLLPSRSRERIAGDLARQDRKVSFSNRLRKACGLDGARAGLVRELAPDAAAMSPEDLAAALKALPLPVVSARPIAEAISSAGGVAWSSLGAQFALTAHPDIFVAGEMLDWEAPTGGYLLTACLATGRTAGLAAARRAEHGEG
- a CDS encoding type II 3-dehydroquinate dehydratase, with amino-acid sequence MVKPIYVLNGPNLNRLGKREPQIYGTTTLAEVESLCRQAAGDHPLVFRQTNGEETLINWVHEAIDEASGIIINPAAFTFTSLALLDALKMVEAPVIELHISNIHKREPIYHRSYVSMRADAVMAGLGPRGYAHAVRALLEMLDG
- the dctP gene encoding TRAP transporter substrate-binding protein DctP encodes the protein MTLSLSRRALMVGGLLLAAAFPAMAQDKPVLRFSAVFSEQDIRAEMMNLLSSQVAEDVTIEPYLGGNLFKQGTELVALQRGNLEMGNIAPQDISNQIPAWSLLTSAYLFRDAAHLRTFFDSELGEEFKQMASDQLGIHILGPTYFGARQVGLRGDKQIQTPADMAGVKLRMPGGDAWQFLGTSLGANPTPMAYAEVYTGLQTGAIDGQDNPLPNVENMKFYEVMDQIVLTSHLVGFDLLVISNTAWDAMSPEQQEAFQAAATVAIDFSQEEHLKREAELVERFKTAGLNVYEPDQDAFRTYAQEQYMASDLAKDWPEGAIETINGL
- a CDS encoding TRAP transporter large permease, with amino-acid sequence MTTISLAFGLALGLITMLAFLGLPMGLAMISGSVLYLFMRGQDPGIVAEQFLNGMYSNYIMLAVPLFILAAEIMNSGTLSDRLLKWCDALVGRFRGGLAQVNVLQSIVFAGMSGSAVADAAGSGKMMQHMMTQNGKYTPSYAAALTAVTAVIGPIIPPSIPMVLYALVADTSIGYLFLGGVIPGLLMSGFIMVQIAITARLKNFPVEPPVPVRQLPRMTWEALPVLMMPVVLMYGIYGGITTPTEAAAVAAAYALLVSAVVYRAVKFPDLYRSVLTSAKTTASIGMLIAGALVFNYVVTIENIPRTISAILVSWDMSPVVFLIVVNIILLVLGCVLEGTTILLVIVPVLIPTAQALGIDMVHFGVVAVVNIMLGLITPPYGLLLFIMTRIAGSPMKAIIGDVMPFFWTLMGALILFTFVPETVLWLPKLLGYQGGGL
- a CDS encoding TRAP transporter small permease subunit yields the protein MPDQLVHIGRWLHARAENVLAAMLAGMFVVFILQIVFRYLLNLPIGWTHEISVMLWLWMVLFGTAFVVRDSEEIRFDIIYGAVGSNARRVMVLVTSLTLVLLFTLSLPAVIDYILFMKVERTAYLKIRFDYLYSIYGIFAVAMIVRQLYLAWQAVWGGGTDAFDHTKAGSGV